GAACATTCATGGTGATTTCGGAGCAGGTGGCGGAGTTGGAGAGAGGGACTTACCTGGACCCGGACGACCTCGTGAGAGAGGGTGGAGaggctcatggcggcgacggcgagggcatCCGGAGGAGGGAGGGGCCCGGCGTCGTCGGCTAGCATGCCAACCTCGAACGCCTTCTCGAGCACTTCGGCGAACGGATTCGGAGAAGGTGCAGGGTAGAGCAGGAGCGAGCGAGTGCCACACCTCTGCGTCCACCTCCGGCGGCGCCTATTGCTGGCGCGAGCATGCCGAGCTCGAGGGCCTCCTCGGCCACTTCCGTGAGCGATTCGACATGAAGGGGAGGAAGAGCAGCGGCTGCGAAGGGGAGCCGCAGCCTGACCAGGAAGCACCGACGGTGGTGACGAAGGTGAGTAGCGGCCAGAGCAGGGAGCGCCGGCGCCGACTGTGGAGTGAGGGTGTGGCCACCATGGGAGAATGGGGAACGGGGCGAGAAATGTGAGGGACTGAGGGAGCGCTTGGGAGGATAAGTAATGTTTTTTTTCAATAAAATTGGAGCATGTTTGGTTCTAATAAGTCACCTAACTTATAAGTCAGGCGATTTAAAATCAGTGATTTATAAGTCATacctgtttggttgtcacctgacttataagggCATGAACACTGGAAGCATTAGTATACGGTGGTCTCATGCCCTTCATGTAGGCTTGTATGTACGAAGCCATCGCTTTCTATAATATCATCCAACGGAAGCAGCAGCAGCATGTGGGTCCCATGTTGCTCCCTCTCTATTACTTTACCCATCCTTTTCTTCCTCAGCTCTTCACACACGCATCACCCAGGAGACAAACGATGGGCTGCTACTAAGCCagaccttttttcctttttctctagCTTTTCCCCTTAAGAACCCGCCTCTTCTGCAGGCAGCACTAGTACACTCCGAGGCAACCCTTCCTGACATCCGAACCTAGCTGGCCTGCGGAGCACCCAGTTGAGGCGACGCATTGGTCATGCCCTAAGTCACCTTAGCACATCTTTCCATCTTTTTTTAATGTAAAGATGACGGGACCCATGCAAAAggaggtgacttataagttttaagttagggtggagcaacttatgacttataagttggggtgacttataagttaggTCTGTTTgacaaaataagtcactttttgcacttttcgacttataagttggtgacttatttggaaccaaacagggccttaggcAGTGACCAAAGAGAGATTATGACTGTGCGGCTTGTCCAAATACAAAAAAATTCTTCTAAAAAAGACCCATTCTTTTTATCCGATTCGCCTGCATGCCTGCCATCTTTTTTATCTTCTAAAAATCATCAGGGCTGGTTACGGTCATTTTTGTTTGATGATTTTAAAATTTATTGTATGAATCTCTATAAAAGTTGTTACTCTTTTTATAAAAGTTCTGTAATCATACAAGTTATCTTGTGGTCTATGGATGTTAAATTTTATGAAGTACTTCACATGAGATATTTTTCCTGACACTCCTACACAGGTATTTTTCGCCGCGTATCATTATACTTGTCCTATGTTGTACCACTATTTTCAAAACTAACTCTGGTTACTACTTTATTGGCTCATACGACAGATTGTAGAACAAAGCTAGCTGTCATTTTAGTGGACTTGAATTATGATAATTTAAGAAATTGAGACTTGAAAAATGATGCAAACAACACAGATCCCACAAATTGTATGTTACATGTGTGATCATATTGTTTGGTATATGACGCATTTAAATGCTTCGGTAAAAGTAACTTGCTAAAAGAGAAACTAtattcaaaataaatatttttataaGAGTTATATTAtgatacgtgcgttgcacgtgcacgttTACTAGTCTCTAATAAATTACAGATTCCTCTTGGCAGAGTGTCTGTCTGGGACAGAGATAAGGTGACATGCACGTTTGCATGTCACCGTGTGCCTTGCGGccgaaattcaaatttaaacattgtgaaaaaatctggaaaaaaaaagCATGCATCTTCACAGTACATATTAAGATAACccttaaaaaattcagatcaaagtttaaaacatacatcaagaaataaaaaagagaaatcTGTCATGAATAGTTTGCGAATAGTTCTCTGTAGACTATTCACATCCGAGTTTCTCTTTTTCGTTTCTCGATGTATGTTttgaattttgatctgaattttttagaggTTATCTTAATATGTGCTGTGAAGATGTatgtttttttcagatttttttcgtaatgtttaaatttgaatttcggCCGCAAGGCACACGGTGACATGCAGACGTGCATGTCACCTGATCTCTGTCCGTCTGTCTGTCCACAAGTGGCACGATCGATTTGGGGCTTGACTAGCTATTACTAGATCAACGAAGGTGTAAATTAACAGAAGACCTTTTACGGTGCATCAGATAAATatctttttttttgagacaaatcaGATAAATATCTGTCAACATTCTTGTCGAACTTGTAGGGAGCGGCCCATAATCGGAGAAGATGAGCAAGTTGGCCACGGAGGTGGTGATGATCTGCTCGTATGCAGCCTTTCGTAAGTTGGCGCAGCCGCCGCGCTAGTTCACTCCGTCCATATCTAGCTCTCTCCATGGCCAGCGGTATANNNNNNNNNNNNNNNNNNNNNNNNNNNNNNNNNNNNNNNNNNNNNNNNNNNNNNNNNNNNNNNNNNNNNNNNNNNNNNNNNNNNNNNNNNNNNNNNNNNNNNNNNNNNNNNNNNNNNNNNNNNNNNNNNNNNNNNNNNNNNNNNNNNNNNNNNNNNNNNNNNNNNNNNNNNNNNNNNNNNNNNNNNNNNNNNNNNNNNNNNNNNNNNNNNNNNNNNNNNNNNNNNNNNNNNNNNNNNNNNNNNNNNNNNNNNNNNNNNNNNNNNNNNNNNNNNNNNNCTTTGGGACGTTGGATCTTTCAGAATGGATGGCCAATATTGATTACCCGTTACTGTAAAAGAGGTTTCGGGTCGTCTTTCCTGTTTATTTTCATGGAGCGTTTGGTTTCCTTCTGTTTCTTACACGTGTGTATCAAGTGTGTCTGGATAGGtgctgcatgtttttcaaaaaaaaaagttggTGATGAAGATAGGTTGGTGTTCAAAACTTTCGGACTTACCTATCAGGGGTTCCTATTCGGAATTCATGGCTTCCTTTCCCGGTGTGGCAGCCGACGATGAAGCAGTGAAGGTCTTGGCGTCCAAGTGGTCTCATCCCGGGTGACGGCAAGGCTCAATCGATGCAGGTGCTGTCAAGGACTCCCTTGCGTTTTTCTTTCTCTGTTCAGGGTTCTTCCTACATTACTCAGGGGAAACCTCGTAATTTCTTGGTTACTTTGGGTCCCGTTGTAATCTGCTCTGTACCGACGTGTTATGCTTTATGCAATAATGAagttctttttcaaaaaaaaatactacGAGTAGTGCAAAAGACGTGGTTCCTAGAAACAAAATTGATGGTGAAGATAAGGTCCCCTCAAGTTGTGGGGTCTTCATTCAGTTTAAAAGAAAGTTGTGGTCTTAAATGATTATTACTACTATATAAAATTATAGCTCAACGAACGTACCCACTGTGCCACCTTCCACTCTACTCTCCTCGGTCCCCAGCCCCTGGCGATGGCCTTCTCCGTCACCACCACGTCCCTGCGCGGCGTCGTCGCCGCCGTCCCGGCCCGGCGCCCGAATCCGCTCGCCGTGCTCCTCCCCCGGGCGGCTCGCCCCCATCTTCGCCTTGGGGCTGGCCGCCCAACGCGCCTCCCAGTCCCACTCGCCGCCTCCTTCTCCGAGGTGAGCATATGCAGCAAATCCCCGATCGAGTTCCTTACTTGGCGAACAATTCGCCAGATCTCCCGGTAAATTGGGCCGGTTCATGCGTGAATGCCTGATTGGTTCAAGTGTATGTGCTTGCGCTGTTGTGCGGAGAAAGTTCTTGATTACCAGATTTGTGTCTTCAGTTTATGTTGTTGAGAGAGAAATTACGTGTAGCATGTTCAGAAAACTTTAATTTGGGATAGGAAAGGGTCCTACGTACTGTGCACGAGATCTGGCTAGACACAACTCAATGCGCTGCTGCATCTGCTTGATCATACTCCTACACTCTGTATAGGAATATGACAAGTGCAATTTTATTGGGAAAAAGATAAtccatatatatgtatatatccaCATTAGCTTCAAAAATTGTCTTTAACCCACACTTGTATTTTTTTAGCCGATAAACCACACTTGTATTAGTATTTGAAACATATAAATCTTTCATCTTATTCTAAAATGCAATCTTCATCTAGGATCCACGTGGCTATGGGTTCGAAAGGCCCCCCCATGATGTTGGGTCTTCTTCATTCCGCATGTACGTGGGCAACCTGTCATGGCGACTGGATGACTCCAGGTTGGCACAACTATTCagcgagcacggcaccgtgctcttCGCTAAGGTCATGCGTGACTTACAAACCGGGCGCTCAAAGGGATTCGGCTTTGTAGCAATGGCATCACATGAGGAACGCGAGGAGGCCATCGCGGCCCTCAACGGGCaggcgagtgtgtgtgtgtgtgtgtgtgtgtgtgtgtgtgtgtgtgtgtgtgtgtagtcgatttctctctcattttacatatatagtgtCATGCAAGATATATAGCCAATGTCACGGTGACTCTCAGATGGTAATCTGAACTCTGCAGATCTTGGAGGGGCTTGCCCTGCGAGTGAGTGTCGCGGAGGAGCCAGACGTGACTGTAAGCAAGGCGGTTCCAGGAGACACCCGGGTGGAAAGCCCTCCTCCCCGTCATGTTGTTGGGCCTTCATTTCGGTTGCACGTGAACAACCTTTCATCGAATGTGGATGACTCTAGGCTGGCACAAATGTTCAGCCAGCACGGCAAAGTGGTCTATGCTAAGATCATCCGTGATTTCAAAAGTGGGCGCTCAAAGGGATTCGGTTTCGTAGAGATGTTGTCGCGGGGGGAAATGGACAGCGCCATCACAGCCCTCCATGGACAGGTTCGTTGGTAGTCGATTTCTTTGTCATTTACATAACGAATAGTAATAGCCAATGTCACAACGAGCGAGTCTCGGATTGCTATCTGAATTCTATAGAGCTTGGAGGGGCGTGTCATGCGAGTGAGTGCCGCCGAGGTGCCAGGCATGACTGTAAGCAAGGCGGCTCCAGGGGTAGAAAGTTCCCCTCCCCGTCATGTTGTTGGGCCTTCATTCCGGTTGCACGTGCACAACCTGTCGTTGAACATGGACGACTCTAGGCTGGCTCAGATGTTCAGCCGGCACGGCAGAGTGGCCTATGCTAAAGTTGTCCGTGATATCCATAGCGAGCGCTCAAAGGGATTCGGTTTCGTAGGATTCGGTTTCGTAGAGATGGCGTCACAGGAGGATATGGACAATGCCATCACAGCTCTTCATGGACAGGTTCGGCAGatatcacatatttgacctgaggcagaaatcaattcacaaactgacctgctttcaataaaatttcactctgctgacccttcgGTGTGACGCTCGACAGCTGGGCGTCGCACCCTACTATGCAGCGCCCATTACTTAGGCGTTGCACTtgctgccagcgtggcagccctggtccagctgcggcccacacgcacctgtgcagcgcctaagtcttaggcgccacacgtgtaatgtgcagcgcctagctcgtgtgcgctgcacagtctgtgttccacttgggctggccccaccctctctcccctcccacccccaccccacacacccccaccccacccaaaccctaaggcttgcggccctcctctcttcccctctcccccctctcaaatccttctcaaatcttgcaaatccggagtatttgaccgtggatttcgaacccaacccctcccttaaggcaatctcctccgatcccctcgttttcatccataggaattgtcacatttgctcaaatcttgctagtttgggggaAAACCCTAGTTTTGacttggatttgcaaatttgtgttgaatgatgttatgtttctttgctaacTTGGGTTGGTTAAGCttccatagtatgctagggttagggttatgtgtgtttgatgttggtgttagggttatgctatggttatGGTTGTTTTATATGTTAGGGCATATGTGTGCAAATATTTTTCTTAAgtatttacttgatatatgtgtgtttttgattattgtagggatggggagaacatgtgtttatgttcatcatgtggatagagaggcctttttgaaaggcaatgttgagacggacccgaatgagcttgacatggtgtttgagagtagtcctagctatgcggagcttttggaacaagtgaggaaagatttgaattggacggacccaagtgacgttgttgagttcgagggaaggcataatgttggttttggaatgcacatccgttggaagacaatgcgtgtgaactccgagcaacgttgggttgcatacaaggagacggttgccgaatctctagacaaggctcttgagttatttgtctccaagaagattgagtctactttgaatttagacttgaaccggaacccctccccgttggttgctagcactcccccacccatgaaccaagatcaaatgagtgaacctcaattcacgcaacaagattggccaatattgagcccgactccaaacaaccaaaatgaaggttttgaagaggaaaatgatgagtacgaggaggatgagaacgaagttgacctccatgacaacaatgtgggtgatctcgaccaatatcatgtgcaagagacaatggaccaatccatccctttttcccgtgcatatgcatcggactcggatgacgatggtcccgatgaagaagttgatgaggaggggttcacgccgaaggaggccgaagcattcaagaaggtattcgggcgggatcacaagacaccattgttcaaggatcttagtctcgcggatgaagccgttgtggatggtggcaaatgcatatctcttggagctaggccaagttctcaccgtgatttggaagacggcaagaacgggatatatcccggttgtgagtttcaatccttcttggaattgaagatgtggctcgacaactactcggttacacattatcgtccacataaagtggccaactcggatgttaatgtgcgttacacggtcaaatgtgaagtgccaacatgtccatggattgtgcgtgcaaggccatggaaaggaggtcccacttggcgcatagtgagttgtctaccaactcacatgtgccggcacaagaatgcggatggcaagcttgtgcaccaacaacacagacaactcacgtccgagttcattgcttacaggctgtccaaccaaatatccacacttccaataatgagcatcaagagtgtcattgaccttgtgaaagccatctttcattacaaggtgaagtacggcaaggcatggaaggcgaagcaagccgcattcaagatgttgtatggcaattgggaggaagcatacaaccgactccctaggttgttgttagctatggccgccacaaacccaggcatggttcacgtggttgagcctcatgggcaccaaactttgattcataacgggaggaccgtccgagtatttggccgtgcattttgggcctttgagtaatgcgtgagggcttttgagcattgtcggcccgtcatcgccattgatggcacgttcttgaccggacaatacaagggcactttattggttgcaatagcaagtgatgccaataaccgggtgttgcctttggctttcgctttggttgaggtggagaacaatgataactgggagtggttcttgcgtcaactgagaacaagggtattaccggctgaaagggaaatttgtgtcatatcggatcgccatgCTGGAATTCTAAATGCGGTGGTGATTGACATTCCCGGACATAGAAAGTTGCATCATCGAAggggcttggaggaagagcgtcgtcagaaggagaggatggagcggaagaaacgagaggaggagagggcacgccaagcgtaacttgctcgtgaggaggagagggcaagaaagcttgcaaaggctcgcgaggcgcaagaggaggactcggcacgtgacaagaaggggaaatggcctcgcTCTACTCAGTAGGGACTTCGCTTCGGTGCACTCCTCGTCAACTATCTTCTAATGAATGTGTTGTGAAGTTGTGAGGGCATGTGAGATGTTGGTGAACTATCTTCTAGGGCAAGTTGCCATTTGTCATTTgtaatgaatgtgtcgtgaaccATGTCGTACTAATGTTTGAATTATCTTAAGTTATGAACATCGTCGGAATAAAATTTGTGTTTGTTCATATTGCTGTGATGCTGCAGTCATTGTAAGTATTATGGATGTAGTGGGAGTAGCCATGGGAGTAACTGTTGGCTTTCTGGATAGCCATGGCagtagtgcagcgcctaagggtagggcgctgcactgtacagtgcagcgcctaactgTTGGGCGCCACACAGTACAGTGCATCGCCTAAATGTTGGGCGCTGCAGTGTTGCTGTAAGCAAAACTGCAGAAACAGATGCCATTTTGGGTGGGGTGCAGCAACACTCAAATAACTAAAACATCAATAAAAGTACTATAAACTGGACATGCTAAGCAAAGAGAACAAATAACTTGAACATCACATCATTTAAGACAATTCAAGTTTGCTTCAAGTTTGCAAACACAAATACCATAACATAACCTCATAAGTTAATCAACCTCACAAGTTCACAAGTTCATCAtataacataacctcacaagttcatcAACCTAACACAAAGCACTAATGCCTTCCACGCGTGTTCCTGGTGCCACGCCTGcaggtaatcttcttctttttaggAGCACGAGGCTCCACTTCGtgcacttcctcctccgcctgcggctccgcctccgcctcctcctccgcctcatcatccaatctagccatccgcgaggtccctacgaccacctttgggttgcctctgttgtcatagtcgttgggcgtgtaccggcgtctgggctgcctaggcttgaacacatatgcggaccgagcttgagcgtccgccaaagtcatgtcatcatcaagctcatcgcCCTATCACACAACGAAACAATATGATGAAGGCCGAtgtcgtaatcaagtgagaatcacatctaaatgattagtcatacctcttgggtgatcccaccctcatcatccacataagcatatgaggaactcacatcgtccccctcattGTGAGGTGTggggtctgatggtgtaccagacctagaggcagatggttcatcatattcaggatcacagcaaccgagaaggttcgataaccgccttaacttcttggcctgacgctgtaacatgaacaagtgtgtaagatatcaaacttcgcaacatagactggctctcatagtgaatgcgatatgtaccttgaggaatgctcgtagtgaaccatcatcattgccagttccaacccgtgtcttctccagaatagactggctctcatcagctgctCTCTTGATCTCGGTGCGCTGCGGATGAGAAAAAATGAATgcgttagccattcaaacatgtgtaatacggtcaacaggaaagtaaagaggggaacactttaccacatagttaatcaccggaacagcaggCACTCCTTGCCCTAGcctgacatctctgttgtacttcccctttgctagatcctcaaagtttacgggttcttcaagaatatcctcattatatgccggcgggcatatctcaactcgagtagttccaataaaccatcgtacgtagttatcaaaagcaagtgagttgtgctcacgaagcggggc
The sequence above is drawn from the Triticum aestivum cultivar Chinese Spring chromosome 7A, IWGSC CS RefSeq v2.1, whole genome shotgun sequence genome and encodes:
- the LOC123154038 gene encoding 28 kDa ribonucleoprotein, chloroplastic-like, which encodes MAFSVTTTSLRGVVAAVPARRPNPLAVLLPRAARPHLRLGAGRPTRLPVPLAASFSEDPRGYGFERPPHDVGSSSFRMYVGNLSWRLDDSRLAQLFSEHGTVLFAKVMRDLQTGRSKGFGFVAMASHEEREEAIAALNGQILEGLALRVSVAEEPDVTVSKAVPGDTRVESPPPRHVVGPSFRLHVNNLSSNVDDSRLAQMFSQHGKVVYAKIIRDFKSGRSKGFGFVEMLSRGEMDSAITALHGQGWGEHVFMFIMWIERPF